The Procambarus clarkii isolate CNS0578487 chromosome 76, FALCON_Pclarkii_2.0, whole genome shotgun sequence genome includes a window with the following:
- the LOC123752195 gene encoding uncharacterized protein isoform X1, whose product MATLATVVRPQSELNSGGGRTLPDGSHLYQEGGRCSTCIRKEDTAPRVPGRRTLLHLYQEGGHCSTCTRKEDAAPRVPGGRTLLHVYQEGGRCSTCTRREDAAPRVPGGRTLLHVYQEGGRCSTCTRREDAAPRAPGGRTLLHVYQEGGRCSTCTRREDAAPRAPGGRTLLHVHQEGGRCSTCTRKEDAAPLVSGRRTLLHVYQEGGRCSTCTRREDAAPRVPGGRTLLHVYQEGGRCSTCTRREDAAPRVPGGRTLLHVHQEGGRCSTCTRREDAAPRAPGGRTLLHVHQEGGRCSTCTRREDAAPRVPGGRTLLHVYQEGGRCSTCTRREDAAPRVPGGRTLLHVYQEGGRCSTCTRREDAAPRVPGGRTLLHVYQEGGRCSTCTRREDAAPRVPGGRTLLHVYQEGGRCSTCTRREDAAPRAPGGRTLLHVYQEGGRCSTCTRREDAAPRVPGGRTLLHVYQEGGRCSTCTRREDAAPRVPPLATRHNGRRHLQLTSAPTSDE is encoded by the coding sequence ATGGCAACACTGGCAACAGTGGTGAGGCCTCAGTCGGAGTTGAACAGTGGAGGAGGGAGGACGCTGCCCGACGGCTCCCACTTGTATCAGGAAGGAGGACGCTGCTCCACTTGTATCAGGAAGGAGGACACTGCTCCACGTGTACCAGGAAGGAGGACGCTGCTCCACTTGTATCAGGAAGGAGGACACTGCTCCACGTGTACCAGGAAGGAGGACGCTGCTCCACGTGTACCAGGAGGAAGGACGCTGCTCCACGTGTACCAGGAGGGAGGACGCTGCTCCACGTGTACCAGGAGGGAGGACGCTGCTCCACGTGTACCAGGAGGGAGGACGCTGCTCCACGTGTACCAGGAGGGAGGACGCTGCTCCACGTGTACCAGGAGGGAGGACGCTGCTCCACGTGCACCAGGAGGGAGGACGCTGCTCCACGTGTACCAGGAGGGAGGACGCTGCTCCACGTGTACCAGGAGGGAGGACGCTGCTCCACGTGCACCAGGAGGGAGGACGCTGCTCCACGTGCACCAGGAGGGAGGACGCTGCTCCACGTGTACCAGGAAGGAGGACGCTGCTCCACTTGTATCAGGAAGGAGGACACTGCTCCACGTGTACCAGGAAGGAGGACGCTGCTCCACGTGTACCAGGAGGGAGGACGCTGCTCCACGTGTACCAGGAGGGAGGACGCTGCTCCACGTGTACCAGGAGGGAGGACGCTGCTCCACGTGTACCAGGAGGGAGGACGCTGCTCCACGTGTACCAGGAGGGAGGACGCTGCTCCACGTGCACCAGGAGGGAGGACGCTGCTCCACGTGTACCAGGAGGGAGGACGCTGCTCCACGTGCACCAGGAGGGAGGACGCTGCTCCACGTGCACCAGGAGGGAGGACGCTGCTCCACGTGTACCAGGAGGGAGGACGCTGCTCCACGTGTACCAGGAGGGAGGACGCTGCTCCACGTGTACCAGGAGGGAGGACGCTGCTCCACGTGTACCAGGAGGGAGGACGCTGCTCCACGTGTACCAGGAGGGAGGACGCTGCTCCACGTGTATCAGGAGGGAGGACGCTGCTCCACGTGTACCAGGAGGGAGGACGCTGCTCCACGTGTACCAGGAGGGAGGACGCTGCTCCACGTGTACCAGGAGGGAGGACGCTGCTCCACGTGTACCAGGAGGGAGGACGCTGCTCCACGTGTACCAGGAGGGAGGACGCTGCTCCACGTGTACCAGGAGGGAGGACGCTGCTCCACGTGTACCAGGAGGGAGGACGCTGCTCCACGTGCACCAGGAGGGAGGACGCTGCTCCACGTGTACCAGGAGGGAGGACGCTGCTCCACGTGTACCAGGAGGGAGGACGCTGCTCCACGTGTACCAGGAGGGAGGACGCTGCTCCACGTGTACCAGGAGGGAGGACGCTGCTCCACGTGCACCAGGAGGGAGGACGCTGCTCCACGTGTACCACCACTTGCTACACGTCACAATGGGCGGCGCCACCTCCAGCTTACGTCTGCACCAACAAGTGATGAATGA